The window ACCGCGTCGCAGCGTTCGCAGAGGCGGCCGACCGCGTCGGCGTCGACCGAATCGTGTTCCTCTCGACGCTCGGCGCAGACCGCCTCCCGATACTCCCGCACCGTCGGGTCGAACGGCGACTCGAACCGCTGTCGGCGACGACGACGTTCCTCCGGGCGTCGTTCTTTCTGCAGAACCTCACCGAAGTGCACGGCGAGGAGATTCGCGCGACGGGCGAGATTCTCGTCCCCGCGGGCGACGGGCGCACGTCGTTCGTCGACGCCCGAGACGTCGCCGCCGTCGCGGCGGCGGCGCTGACCGACGAGACGCCGCCGCCGGGTGCACTCGACCTCACCGGGTCGGCGGCATTGACGTACCACGAGGTCGCTGCGGTCTGTTCGGAGGCGACGGGCCGCGACATCGACTACCGAGCGCCGTCGGCTCTGACGTTCCTCCGACAGAGCGTTCCGAAACGCGGACTCGGCTTCTCGCTGACGATGGTCGGCATCTATACCACCGCACGACTCGGACTG of the Halobaculum limi genome contains:
- a CDS encoding NAD(P)H-binding protein; the encoded protein is MTASDTDTDSVGDAVHTTPTVGTSDVLVTAATGTVGRHVVEYLLDGGATVRAGTRTPERASLPDGAHPTAFDYERPETWGAALSETDGVFLVLPPGTTGADRVAAFAEAADRVGVDRIVFLSTLGADRLPILPHRRVERRLEPLSATTTFLRASFFLQNLTEVHGEEIRATGEILVPAGDGRTSFVDARDVAAVAAAALTDETPPPGALDLTGSAALTYHEVAAVCSEATGRDIDYRAPSALTFLRQSVPKRGLGFSLTMVGIYTTARLGLAGRVTDTVAEILGRPPRTVREFAADNADAWQA